A genomic window from bacterium includes:
- a CDS encoding DNA cytosine methyltransferase — MKFSVVSLFSGGGGLDLGFKSNDFSLIWASDIDKNAVETYKYNIGDHIHHADINNYPIGQIPHADVLIGGPPCQSFSLIGKRNVNDDRGKLVWKYLEILKHVNPYFFVFENVTGILSAKDSDGKKVLDSLLEEFNELGYVVKWNVINAADYGVPQRRKRVLVVGSKLGDFNFPSQTHSIDGIILPKYVSVLEALGDLPIATVNSKSQEYNQKPLNSYQKRIRGHAKIVTDHSIPTTSSLDEYIIQHVKPGGNYMDIPKDVASVRIKRLQEQGGHTTCYGRLHPNEPAYTINTYFNRPNVGCNIHYSYNRLITVREALRLQGFPDDYQIISSSKQGKNLIVGNAVPPILSDVIARQIKKHLEANLCG, encoded by the coding sequence ATGAAATTTTCTGTAGTAAGCTTATTTTCAGGTGGCGGAGGTCTTGACCTTGGTTTTAAATCGAATGATTTCAGCCTTATTTGGGCTTCTGACATTGATAAAAACGCTGTTGAAACATATAAATATAATATTGGAGATCATATACACCACGCAGATATTAATAATTATCCTATTGGTCAAATACCACATGCTGATGTTTTAATTGGTGGACCACCATGTCAGTCTTTCTCACTTATTGGGAAAAGAAATGTCAATGATGATAGAGGAAAGTTAGTGTGGAAATATCTCGAAATATTAAAACATGTTAATCCATATTTTTTCGTTTTTGAGAATGTTACGGGTATTTTATCTGCAAAAGACAGTGATGGAAAAAAGGTACTTGATTCATTATTAGAGGAATTCAATGAACTTGGTTATGTTGTTAAATGGAATGTTATTAATGCAGCCGATTATGGAGTTCCACAAAGACGAAAGAGAGTCTTAGTTGTTGGTTCCAAATTGGGAGATTTCAATTTTCCGAGTCAAACACATTCTATTGATGGGATAATATTACCTAAATATGTGTCAGTTTTAGAAGCGTTAGGAGATTTACCTATAGCAACAGTTAATAGTAAATCTCAAGAGTATAATCAGAAACCACTTAATAGTTACCAAAAACGTATTCGCGGTCATGCGAAAATAGTTACTGATCATAGTATTCCCACAACAAGTTCATTAGATGAGTATATTATTCAACATGTTAAACCAGGTGGAAACTATATGGATATACCTAAAGATGTTGCTTCAGTTCGAATAAAAAGACTACAAGAACAAGGTGGACACACAACCTGTTATGGTAGACTTCATCCAAATGAGCCAGCATACACGATAAACACGTACTTTAATAGACCCAATGTCGGTTGTAATATACACTACAGTTACAATAGATTAATAACTGTACGAGAAGCATTGCGCTTACAAGGGTTTCCCGATGATTATCAAATTATATCCTCTAGTAAGCAAGGAAAGAATTTAATTGTTGGGAATGCCGTACCTCCAATTTTGTCAGATGTTATTGCCAGACAAATCAAAAAGCATCTTGAGGCTAATTTATGTGGATAA